A single region of the Ornithorhynchus anatinus isolate Pmale09 chromosome 13, mOrnAna1.pri.v4, whole genome shotgun sequence genome encodes:
- the LOC100086234 gene encoding olfactory receptor 11H6-like — MTLPGSGNFSGSSNGFILLGFPSRREIRPLLFSLFSASYALTLLGNGAIVCAVRRDHRLHTPMYLLLGGFAFLEICYVNSDVPNMLANIFSETKAISLAGCFLQFYCFFSLGTTECLFLSVMAFDRFLAICRPLRYPSVMTKRSCAHLVISCWAGGFLWFLLPVYLVARLPFCGPNVIDHFLCDLGPLLALAAACSPIPGTVLICGLMSSLLIFATLLFILGSYALVLRAVLRVPSAAGRRKAFSTCGSHLAVVALFYGSVMVTYVSPGAGQTEGMEKFTTLFYSVLTPLCNPLIYSLRNQEMKNALRAGLGRGWVLSGWTLGLTQAPVDPSQISHELPVQPRSPTPCLRLKVMFMKTLAEGIAVAKEREGAAGGDFDDKDCGEDD; from the exons ATGACCCTCCCGGGCAGCGGTAACTTCAGCGGCTCCAGCAATGGGTTCATCCTCCTGGGCTTCCCGAGCCGGCGGGAGATCAGGCCCCTCCTCTTCTCGCTCTTCTCCGCGTCCTACGCGCTGACCCTGCTGGGGAACGGGGCCATCGTCTGTGCCGTGCGCCGGGACCACcgcctccacacccccatgtatCTCCTCCTGGGGGGTTTCGCCTTCTTGGAGATCTGCTACGTCAACTCGGACGTCCCTAACATGTTGGCCAACATCTTCTCCGAGACCAAGGCCATCTCCCTCGCGGGCTGCTTCCTCCAATTCTACTGCTTCTTCTCGCTGGGCACCACCGAGTGCCTCTTCCTGTCGGTCATGGCGTTTGACCGGTTCCTGGCCATCTGCCGGCCCTTGCGCTACCCCTCGGTCATGACCAAGAGGTCCTGTGCCCACCTGGTCATCTCCTGCTGGGCGGGCGGCTTCCTCTGGTTCCTCCTTCCTGTGTACCTGGTGGCCCGGCTGCCCTTCTGCGGCCCCAACGTCATCGACCACttcttgtgtgacctgggcccaCTGCTGGCCCTGGCGGCCGCCTGTAGCCCCATCCCGGGCACCGTGCTCATCTGCGGGCTCATGAGCTCCCTCCTCATCTTCGCCACCTTGCTCTTCATCCTGGGCTCCTACGCGCTGGTGCTCCGGGCGGTGCTGCGGGTGCCCTCGGCCGCCGGCCGGCGCAAGGCCTTCTCCACCTGCGGCTCCCACCTGGCCGTGGTGGCGTTGTTCTACGGCTCCGTCATGGTCACCTACGTGAGCCCCGGGGCCGGACAGACGGAGGGCATGGAGAAGTTCACCACCCTGTTCTACTCGGTGCTGACGCCGCTCTGCAACCCGCTCATCTACAGCCTCCGGAACCAGGAGATGAAGAACGCCctccgggccgggctggggcggggCTGGGTCTTATCCGGGTGGACCCTAGG CCTCACCCAGGCTCCTGTGGACCCTAGTCAGATTAGCCACGAACTCCCGGTCCAGCCCCGctcacccaccccctgcctccgctTGAAGGTTATGTTCATGAAGACGCTTGCGGAGGGGATCGCAGTggcgaaggagagggagggggctgctggTGGTGATTTTGATGATAAGGACTGTGGCGAAGATGATTAG
- the TTC5 gene encoding tetratricopeptide repeat protein 5 isoform X1 — protein sequence MAGRAADAEGSLRTLQELVDRLYTFRDHYLETHGVEAAGRKAQDVRKEMELALQQMEEMGSSVQAQPLALMLTGKALNVTPDYSPRAEELLSKAVKLEPGLVEAWNQLGEVYWKKGDLAAAHTCFSGALTHCKNKVSLQNLSMVLRQLRAESGDEHTRHVVDSVRQAKLAVQMDVHDGRSWYILGNAYLSLFFNSGQNPKVSQQALNAYAHAEKVDRTASCNPDLHLNRATLYKYEENYAEALQGFSQAAVLDPAWPEPQRREQQLLDFLERLTSLLDSKGKVKTKKLQNMLGSLRPAHLGPCGDGRYQAASGQKMTLERKALSALRPGANSGAVALGKVLFSLTTEEKVPFTFGLADSEGPCYAVTVYNMAQSWGVLIGDSVAIPEPHLRLHHIQYKGKAFSFPSLRVETPLLLVVNGKLQGCSSQAAATVAYRPQSE from the exons GAGCTGGTGGACCGTCTGTACACGTTCCGGGATCACTACTTGGAGACGCACGGTGTGGAGGCAGCCGGCCGCAAGGCCCAGGATGTGCGGAAGGAGATGGAGTTGGCCCTGCAGCAGATGGAAGAGATGGGAA gctctgtccaGGCCCAACCGCTGGCCCTGATGCTGACCGGGAAGGCCTTGAACGTCACTCCTGACTACAGCCCCCGGGCCGAGGAGCTGCTTTCCAAAGCCGTGAAGCTGGAGCCCGGGTTGGTGGAGGCCTGGAACCAGCTGGGCGAGGTCTACTGGAAGAAAGGGGACTTGGCTGCAGCCCACACCTGCTTCTCTGGAGCCCTCACCCAC TGCAAGAACAAGGTTTCCCTGCAGAACCTTTCCATGGTCCTGAGGCAGCTGCGGGCTGAGAGTGGGGACGAGCACACCCGCCATGTGGTGGACAGTGTCCGGCAAGCCAAGCTGGCCGTGCAGATGGATGTCCATGATGGCCGTTCCTGGT ATATCCTGGGCAACGcctatctctccctcttcttcaactcAGGCCAGaaccccaaggtctcccagcaggccctAAATGCCTATGCACATGCG GAGAAGGTGGACAGGACAGCCTCCTGCAACCCCGATCTCCACCTGAACAGGGCCACG ctgtACAAGTACGAGGAGAATTACGCCGAGGCCCTGCAAGGTTTCTCTCAGGCGGCAGTGCTGGACCCGGCCTGGCCCGAGCCGCAGCGGCGGGAGCAGCAGCTGCTGGACTTTCTGGAGAGGCTGACCAGCCTGCTGGACAGCAAG GGCAAGGTAAAGACCAAGAAGCTGCAGAATATGCTGGGAAGCCTGCGGCCGGCCCATCTGGGCCCCTGTGGGGATGGGCGCTACCAGGCGGCCTCTGGGCAGAAGATGACGCTGGAGCGGAAGGCTCTGAGTGCCCTGAGGCCTGGAGCCAACAGCGGTGCCGTGGCGCTCGGGAAGGTGCTGTTCAGCCTCACAACCGAGGAGAAAGTGCCCTT CACATTCGGGCTCGCGGACTCCGAGGGGCCTTGCTATGCAGTGACTGTGTACAATATGGCACAGAGCTGGGGGGTCCTCATCGGTGACTCTGTGGCCATCCCAGAGCCCCACCTCCGGTTGCATCACATCCAGTACAAGGGCAAG gccttctccttccccagcctgcGTGTGGAGACGCCCCTCCTCCTGGTGGTGAATGGGAAACTGCAGGGCTGCAGCAGCCAGGCCGCAGCCACCGTGGCCTACCGGCCGCAGAGCGAGTAG
- the TTC5 gene encoding tetratricopeptide repeat protein 5 isoform X2, which translates to MAGRAADAEGSLRTLQELVDRLYTFRDHYLETHGVEAAGRKAQDVRKEMELALQQMEEMGSSVQAQPLALMLTGKALNVTPDYSPRAEELLSKAVKLEPGLVEAWNQLGEVYWKKGDLAAAHTCFSGALTHCKNKVSLQNLSMVLRQLRAESGDEHTRHVVDSVRQAKLAVQMDVHDGRSWYILGNAYLSLFFNSGQNPKVSQQALNAYAHALYKYEENYAEALQGFSQAAVLDPAWPEPQRREQQLLDFLERLTSLLDSKGKVKTKKLQNMLGSLRPAHLGPCGDGRYQAASGQKMTLERKALSALRPGANSGAVALGKVLFSLTTEEKVPFTFGLADSEGPCYAVTVYNMAQSWGVLIGDSVAIPEPHLRLHHIQYKGKAFSFPSLRVETPLLLVVNGKLQGCSSQAAATVAYRPQSE; encoded by the exons GAGCTGGTGGACCGTCTGTACACGTTCCGGGATCACTACTTGGAGACGCACGGTGTGGAGGCAGCCGGCCGCAAGGCCCAGGATGTGCGGAAGGAGATGGAGTTGGCCCTGCAGCAGATGGAAGAGATGGGAA gctctgtccaGGCCCAACCGCTGGCCCTGATGCTGACCGGGAAGGCCTTGAACGTCACTCCTGACTACAGCCCCCGGGCCGAGGAGCTGCTTTCCAAAGCCGTGAAGCTGGAGCCCGGGTTGGTGGAGGCCTGGAACCAGCTGGGCGAGGTCTACTGGAAGAAAGGGGACTTGGCTGCAGCCCACACCTGCTTCTCTGGAGCCCTCACCCAC TGCAAGAACAAGGTTTCCCTGCAGAACCTTTCCATGGTCCTGAGGCAGCTGCGGGCTGAGAGTGGGGACGAGCACACCCGCCATGTGGTGGACAGTGTCCGGCAAGCCAAGCTGGCCGTGCAGATGGATGTCCATGATGGCCGTTCCTGGT ATATCCTGGGCAACGcctatctctccctcttcttcaactcAGGCCAGaaccccaaggtctcccagcaggccctAAATGCCTATGCACATGCG ctgtACAAGTACGAGGAGAATTACGCCGAGGCCCTGCAAGGTTTCTCTCAGGCGGCAGTGCTGGACCCGGCCTGGCCCGAGCCGCAGCGGCGGGAGCAGCAGCTGCTGGACTTTCTGGAGAGGCTGACCAGCCTGCTGGACAGCAAG GGCAAGGTAAAGACCAAGAAGCTGCAGAATATGCTGGGAAGCCTGCGGCCGGCCCATCTGGGCCCCTGTGGGGATGGGCGCTACCAGGCGGCCTCTGGGCAGAAGATGACGCTGGAGCGGAAGGCTCTGAGTGCCCTGAGGCCTGGAGCCAACAGCGGTGCCGTGGCGCTCGGGAAGGTGCTGTTCAGCCTCACAACCGAGGAGAAAGTGCCCTT CACATTCGGGCTCGCGGACTCCGAGGGGCCTTGCTATGCAGTGACTGTGTACAATATGGCACAGAGCTGGGGGGTCCTCATCGGTGACTCTGTGGCCATCCCAGAGCCCCACCTCCGGTTGCATCACATCCAGTACAAGGGCAAG gccttctccttccccagcctgcGTGTGGAGACGCCCCTCCTCCTGGTGGTGAATGGGAAACTGCAGGGCTGCAGCAGCCAGGCCGCAGCCACCGTGGCCTACCGGCCGCAGAGCGAGTAG